Proteins from a single region of Azospira inquinata:
- a CDS encoding pirin family protein, which translates to MIQLRAASDRGHADYGWLVTHYSFSFGDYYDPGEMGWGALRVINDDFIAPGSGFGPHGHKDMEILTYVLSGTLEHRDSLGHGGRLGPGEVQRMSAGRGIRHSEVNPSPDTPLRLLQIWIEPGQPGREPGYEQRPAPDEAKRGRLLPIASPDGREGSTTLGQDALVYASLLAPGEGLDYTLAPERLAYVHLIRGELEINGVPLSPGDGAKIAPEPHRDHLAFRLPSRPETVMSSGQTGTPDLTEFLLFDLPPL; encoded by the coding sequence ATGATCCAGCTGCGCGCCGCCTCCGACCGGGGCCATGCCGATTACGGCTGGCTGGTCACCCACTACAGTTTTTCCTTCGGGGATTATTACGATCCGGGGGAAATGGGCTGGGGCGCCCTGCGGGTCATCAACGACGATTTCATCGCCCCCGGCTCGGGCTTCGGCCCCCATGGCCACAAGGACATGGAAATCCTCACCTACGTGCTCTCCGGCACCCTGGAACACCGGGACAGCCTGGGCCACGGCGGCCGCCTGGGGCCCGGAGAGGTGCAGCGCATGAGCGCGGGCCGGGGCATTCGCCACAGCGAGGTCAATCCTTCCCCGGATACCCCCCTGCGCCTGCTGCAAATCTGGATCGAACCCGGCCAGCCGGGTCGGGAACCGGGCTACGAACAGCGACCCGCCCCGGATGAAGCCAAGCGGGGCCGCCTGCTGCCCATCGCCTCCCCGGATGGCCGGGAGGGCAGTACCACCCTGGGCCAGGATGCCCTGGTCTATGCCAGCCTGCTGGCTCCCGGGGAAGGCCTGGATTACACCCTGGCCCCGGAACGGCTGGCCTACGTGCACCTGATCCGGGGGGAACTGGAAATCAACGGGGTGCCCCTGTCCCCCGGGGACGGGGCCAAGATCGCCCCGGAACCCCACCGGGACCACCTGGCCTTTCGCCTCCCCAGCCGTCCCGAAACGGTCATGTCCTCCGGGCAGACTGGAACGCCGGACCTTACCGAATTCCTGCTCTTCGACCTGCCGCCGCTATGA
- a CDS encoding response regulator yields MNLFSSIADPSVVLVEPSTTQAHLVQHFLKNCGVHRIHTVGTGNDALAVMLQEPPTVAISAMYLPDMTGTELVYAMRAEPDLEALPFVLISSETRPQVLDPIRQSGACSILPKPFSEAQLHQALRAVLDLLIDGEQLDTDRELESLKVLLVDDSATSRKFLRHILERLGIEHFLEANNGKEAVAILAETLVDLVLTDYHMPEMDGKALVEYIRTQSWQTTVPILMVTSDDNESRLAAVEKAGVSAICDKPFDIQTVRQLVEKALAQ; encoded by the coding sequence ATGAACCTATTTTCATCCATCGCCGATCCCTCCGTGGTGTTGGTGGAGCCGTCCACCACCCAGGCCCATCTGGTCCAGCATTTCCTGAAAAACTGCGGGGTGCATCGCATCCATACCGTGGGCACGGGCAACGACGCCCTGGCGGTCATGCTCCAGGAGCCGCCCACGGTGGCCATCAGCGCCATGTATCTGCCGGATATGACGGGCACGGAACTGGTCTACGCCATGCGGGCCGAGCCGGATCTGGAAGCCCTGCCCTTTGTCCTCATTTCCAGCGAAACCCGGCCCCAGGTGCTGGACCCCATTCGCCAGTCCGGGGCCTGCTCCATCCTGCCCAAGCCCTTTTCCGAGGCCCAGCTGCACCAAGCCCTGCGGGCCGTGCTGGACCTGCTCATCGACGGGGAACAGCTGGATACGGATCGGGAACTGGAAAGCCTCAAGGTGCTGCTGGTGGATGACAGCGCCACCTCCCGCAAATTTCTGCGTCACATCCTGGAACGCCTGGGCATCGAGCACTTTCTCGAAGCCAACAACGGCAAGGAGGCGGTGGCCATCCTGGCGGAAACCCTGGTGGATCTGGTGCTGACCGATTACCACATGCCGGAAATGGACGGCAAAGCCCTGGTGGAATACATCCGCACCCAGAGCTGGCAGACCACCGTGCCCATTCTCATGGTGACCAGCGACGACAATGAAAGCCGTCTGGCGGCGGTGGAAAAGGCCGGGGTGTCCGCTATCTGCGACAAGCCCTTCGACATCCAGACCGTGCGTCAGCTGGTGGAAAAGGCCCTGGCCCAGTAG
- a CDS encoding sialidase family protein, whose translation MSASRTRRLGALALILGLGAAAGRLLHTPPTPAFRPVTPPATPLAPRLSATLLPRAAPTAHAATLAELPDGDLAAAWFAGSKEGAPDVALYLSRYHSRSGEWTAPHPIADRAGVQAATGRYVRKLGNPVLGVDGAGRLHLWFVSVAYGGWAGASLNHQISTDGGQHWSPARRLVSGPFLNISTLVRTPPLAREQGAFALPAYHEFLKKHGEWLEIGPDGRLTDLARLPGRGAEGRDRPALQPAVAPTDQGLLALLRDAGPGPGRVLAARSGDGGAHWHALAPLPIPNPNASVALLRLQDGRLLLAANPQAQDRNQLALWLSTDQGATWQPALSLENSPNGDDEFSYPALLQDRQGRIHVLYTWRRQTIKQVVLTPARLGPAPKGALLPRGAAPALPLAAPSQTSTASTPPSAPGARP comes from the coding sequence GTGAGCGCCTCCCGCACCCGGCGCCTGGGCGCCCTGGCCCTGATTCTGGGCCTGGGGGCCGCCGCCGGGCGCCTGCTGCACACCCCCCCCACCCCGGCTTTCCGCCCGGTAACGCCCCCGGCCACGCCCCTGGCCCCCCGGCTTTCCGCCACCCTGTTGCCCCGGGCCGCCCCCACGGCCCACGCCGCCACCCTGGCCGAATTGCCGGACGGGGACCTAGCCGCCGCCTGGTTTGCCGGCAGCAAGGAAGGGGCGCCGGACGTGGCCCTCTACCTGTCCCGCTACCATAGCCGGAGCGGGGAATGGACCGCTCCCCACCCCATCGCCGACCGGGCCGGGGTCCAGGCCGCCACGGGCCGCTATGTGCGCAAGCTGGGCAATCCGGTGCTGGGGGTGGATGGGGCCGGACGGCTCCATCTGTGGTTTGTGTCCGTGGCCTACGGGGGCTGGGCCGGGGCCAGCCTGAATCACCAGATCTCCACGGATGGGGGCCAGCATTGGAGCCCGGCCCGGCGTCTAGTCTCCGGCCCCTTCCTCAATATCAGCACCCTGGTACGTACCCCGCCCCTGGCCCGGGAACAGGGGGCTTTTGCCCTGCCCGCCTACCATGAATTTCTGAAAAAGCACGGGGAATGGCTGGAGATCGGCCCGGATGGCCGCCTCACCGATCTGGCCCGGCTGCCGGGCCGGGGGGCGGAGGGGCGGGACCGGCCCGCCCTCCAACCCGCCGTGGCCCCCACGGACCAGGGCCTGCTGGCCCTGCTGCGGGACGCGGGGCCGGGCCCGGGCCGGGTGCTGGCCGCCCGCTCCGGGGACGGGGGCGCCCACTGGCACGCCCTGGCGCCCCTGCCCATCCCCAATCCCAATGCCTCCGTAGCCCTGCTCCGCCTCCAGGATGGGCGCCTGCTGCTGGCCGCCAATCCCCAGGCCCAGGACCGGAATCAGCTGGCCCTGTGGCTCTCCACGGATCAGGGAGCCACCTGGCAGCCGGCCCTGAGCCTGGAAAACAGCCCCAACGGGGACGACGAATTTTCCTACCCGGCCCTGCTCCAGGACCGGCAAGGCCGCATCCACGTGCTCTACACCTGGCGCCGCCAGACTATTAAACAGGTGGTCCTGACCCCGGCCCGGCTGGGCCCGGCCCCCAAGGGCGCCCTGCTGCCCCGGGGCGCCGCCCCGGCCCTGCCCCTGGCTGCGCCGTCCCAGACTTCCACCGCATCCACGCCCCCCAGCGCCCCGGGAGCCCGCCCATGA
- a CDS encoding lysylphosphatidylglycerol synthase transmembrane domain-containing protein: MAALRPKTWLKLIAAPLLLGAVVWAVHPERLVATFRHLNLFWVGLGFFASLVSNLFSALRWQRLALWLGLKAPLPPMVQAYFQGIAANTLLPGGTMSGDLLRAARLVKLGNPLLEGGLSVALDRFSGLWILCSFSGLVGGLMLLDGWPAFWRGPQLPAGPTAALVLVATLALLLAPALLYLGGRHGLLPLLPERWRQEGGRLLARPGFGPLFANQLWLSGLVQVFSITALACGGLAAGLHYPLWVFAVAAAPIFVMAALPVSFGGWGTRETAAAICFAAVGAPTEGAVAMSVLYGLYAALQALLGLWGRSPAPARP, from the coding sequence ATGGCCGCCCTGCGCCCCAAAACCTGGCTCAAGCTCATCGCCGCCCCCCTGCTTCTGGGGGCCGTGGTGTGGGCCGTCCATCCGGAACGGCTGGTGGCCACCTTCCGCCACCTCAACCTGTTCTGGGTGGGCCTGGGCTTTTTCGCCTCCCTGGTATCCAATCTTTTTTCCGCCCTGCGCTGGCAGCGGCTGGCTCTCTGGCTGGGCCTGAAGGCCCCCTTGCCCCCCATGGTCCAAGCCTATTTCCAGGGCATTGCCGCCAACACCCTGCTGCCGGGGGGCACCATGAGCGGTGACCTGCTGCGGGCCGCCCGGCTGGTGAAGCTGGGCAATCCCCTCCTGGAAGGGGGCCTGTCCGTGGCCCTGGACCGGTTCAGCGGCCTCTGGATACTCTGCAGTTTTTCCGGGCTGGTGGGGGGACTCATGCTCCTGGATGGCTGGCCCGCCTTCTGGCGCGGCCCCCAGCTCCCCGCCGGGCCCACGGCCGCCCTGGTGCTGGTGGCCACCCTGGCCCTGCTCCTGGCCCCCGCCCTGCTTTATCTGGGGGGCCGCCACGGCCTTCTGCCCCTGCTGCCCGAACGGTGGCGCCAGGAAGGGGGACGGCTTTTAGCCCGGCCCGGCTTCGGGCCCCTCTTTGCCAATCAGCTCTGGCTTTCCGGGCTGGTCCAGGTTTTTTCCATTACCGCCCTGGCCTGCGGCGGCCTGGCCGCCGGGCTCCACTATCCCCTCTGGGTGTTTGCCGTGGCCGCTGCCCCCATTTTTGTCATGGCCGCCCTGCCCGTGAGTTTCGGCGGCTGGGGCACCCGGGAAACCGCCGCCGCCATCTGCTTTGCCGCCGTGGGCGCCCCGACGGAAGGGGCCGTGGCCATGTCCGTGCTCTACGGTCTCTACGCCGCCCTCCAGGCCCTTCTGGGCCTCTGGGGACGGAGCCCCGCCCCCGCCCGCCCCTGA
- a CDS encoding glycosyltransferase family 39 protein, producing the protein MTTSSLSLPALGQSARSWRLTLVGIFLLALAVLAPGIQSPTGITGKDEYFLSLRTPLEMMEKDAWVVPVLNGHPRLKKPPMLYWLGRASYETFGPSLPAGRGVVVLLAALMVTAGAALGRRLVGTPKAGLWSAALLLSMLGLASESRRFMLDIPTAAFSTLAFLFFLRWQQAGRGGLNLILGAVFLAAGFLIKGPIVALVCGGGILALLLARQWDWRQAWAKRTPLSLAALLFLALALPWFVWVRLRFPEASAAELQEELEARQFFIFSPESLLGLIQIALPWSFALLGYAWRVRREPGPARMLVLWFLLTFVPFFFIKTFDRYLVGSLVPLALLGAHALSRPEASRPALGAWGLRAGTLIALLLAGGFAAFAAWFHLAGWLWLVLPLAWLAWAGFRPRPAQLAGAALLTWLTLFAVTFPALGVNRVPPEVLALTAQRPVLMFDGPQPALLPMLLHRSLSQSSKLEDPALVAPPGLLVFARSEDVDRLAAQLAPLGKALRPLGQYRVLSSRGSGIRFAREGAGSREWKEALARHSLDPLYSTVRYFELVPLSPAAPRGTEQ; encoded by the coding sequence ATGACTACCTCCTCCCTTTCCCTCCCCGCCCTCGGGCAAAGCGCCCGTTCCTGGCGGCTGACCCTGGTGGGTATTTTTCTCCTGGCCCTGGCCGTGCTGGCCCCGGGTATCCAGTCCCCCACGGGCATTACGGGCAAGGATGAGTATTTCCTCAGCCTGCGCACCCCCCTGGAAATGATGGAAAAGGATGCCTGGGTGGTGCCGGTGCTAAACGGTCATCCCCGGTTGAAAAAGCCCCCCATGCTGTACTGGCTGGGCCGGGCCAGCTATGAGACCTTTGGCCCCAGCCTGCCCGCCGGACGGGGTGTGGTGGTGCTCCTGGCCGCCCTTATGGTGACGGCGGGAGCCGCCCTAGGGCGGCGCCTGGTGGGCACTCCGAAAGCGGGGCTGTGGAGCGCCGCCCTGCTGCTCTCCATGCTCGGACTGGCCAGCGAATCCCGGCGCTTCATGCTGGATATTCCCACGGCGGCCTTTTCCACCCTGGCGTTCCTCTTTTTCCTGCGCTGGCAGCAGGCGGGCCGGGGTGGGCTCAATCTGATCCTGGGAGCGGTCTTTCTGGCCGCCGGTTTCCTCATCAAAGGCCCCATCGTGGCCCTGGTATGCGGTGGCGGCATTCTGGCCCTGCTCCTGGCCCGGCAATGGGACTGGCGCCAGGCCTGGGCCAAGCGCACGCCCCTGAGTCTGGCCGCCCTGCTGTTTCTGGCCCTGGCCCTGCCCTGGTTCGTCTGGGTGCGGCTGCGCTTTCCCGAAGCCTCCGCTGCCGAATTGCAGGAAGAACTGGAAGCCCGGCAGTTTTTCATCTTTTCCCCCGAATCCCTGCTGGGCCTGATCCAGATCGCCCTGCCCTGGAGCTTCGCCCTCCTGGGCTACGCCTGGCGGGTACGCCGGGAGCCGGGCCCGGCCCGGATGCTGGTGCTGTGGTTCCTGCTCACCTTCGTTCCCTTCTTTTTCATCAAAACCTTTGACCGCTATCTGGTGGGCTCCCTGGTACCCCTGGCCCTGTTAGGCGCCCATGCCTTGAGCCGCCCGGAGGCTTCCCGCCCGGCCCTGGGGGCCTGGGGACTGCGGGCTGGCACCCTCATCGCCCTATTGCTGGCCGGGGGCTTTGCCGCCTTTGCCGCCTGGTTCCATCTGGCAGGCTGGCTGTGGCTGGTGCTCCCCCTGGCTTGGCTGGCCTGGGCTGGTTTCCGTCCCCGCCCGGCCCAGCTGGCGGGCGCCGCCCTGCTCACCTGGCTCACCCTGTTTGCCGTTACCTTCCCCGCCCTGGGGGTGAACCGGGTGCCGCCGGAAGTGCTGGCCCTCACCGCCCAGCGCCCGGTGCTCATGTTCGACGGTCCCCAGCCCGCCCTCCTGCCCATGCTCCTGCACCGCTCCTTGAGCCAGAGCAGCAAGCTGGAAGACCCGGCCCTGGTCGCTCCCCCCGGGCTCCTGGTCTTCGCCCGCAGTGAAGACGTGGACCGGCTCGCCGCCCAACTGGCGCCCCTGGGCAAGGCCCTGCGGCCCCTGGGCCAATACCGGGTGCTGTCTTCCCGGGGCTCGGGCATCCGCTTCGCCCGGGAAGGGGCTGGCAGCCGGGAATGGAAAGAAGCCCTGGCCCGGCACAGCCTGGACCCCCTCTATTCCACCGTGCGCTATTTTGAACTGGTGCCCCTGAGCCCCGCCGCCCCCCGGGGGACGGAACAGTGA
- a CDS encoding FlxA-like family protein — protein sequence MSIAISSASTGTAAASGDTSIAAQLAALRKQLGNLEKQLVKLAQEAVDSQDSKAAETQAKAIQLQIQMIQTQIAQLEAQQAKEANKKDQSQAPTKTEGTTSTTASSGDVQNLLDTFA from the coding sequence ATGAGTATTGCTATTTCGAGTGCCAGCACGGGCACCGCCGCCGCTTCGGGGGATACCAGTATTGCCGCTCAGCTGGCGGCCCTGCGGAAGCAGTTGGGGAATCTGGAAAAGCAGTTGGTGAAACTGGCCCAGGAGGCGGTGGATTCTCAGGATTCCAAGGCTGCGGAGACCCAGGCCAAGGCTATCCAGTTGCAAATCCAGATGATCCAGACCCAAATCGCCCAGCTGGAAGCCCAACAGGCCAAGGAAGCGAACAAGAAGGACCAGTCCCAAGCGCCCACCAAGACGGAGGGAACCACGAGCACCACGGCCTCCAGTGGGGACGTGCAGAATCTGCTGGATACCTTCGCCTAA
- a CDS encoding glycosyltransferase family 2 protein: MRPDTPEASPEVSIVIPVYNEAENLPDLVAKVGEALLPTGWTFELICVDDGSRDDTALIMRDLARQTPWLKPRYLMRNYGQTAALQAGFDAATGRFVVTLDGDLQNDPADIPALVDQLKMDDSVDMISGWRKDRQDKALSRKLPSMLANRLISWATGVRLHDYGCALKVYRGEIIHRIRLYGELHRFIPVLAAEAGARITEVPVRHHARTRGVSKYGIDRTFRVVLDLLLMKFMLRYLHRPLHAFGGVGLWLLLPGTLSLAWLLILKLCGESIGGRPLLITGVMLCLMGVQLIGMGLLGEILIRVYHEPEGRAQYRLRQPPVDEEV, from the coding sequence ATGCGCCCTGATACTCCCGAAGCCAGCCCCGAAGTTTCCATCGTCATTCCGGTTTATAACGAGGCGGAAAATCTGCCCGACCTGGTGGCCAAAGTGGGGGAAGCCCTGCTGCCCACGGGCTGGACCTTTGAACTCATCTGCGTGGACGATGGCTCCCGGGACGACACCGCCCTGATCATGCGGGATCTGGCCCGCCAGACCCCCTGGCTCAAGCCCCGCTACCTGATGCGCAACTACGGCCAGACCGCCGCCCTGCAAGCCGGTTTCGACGCCGCCACCGGGCGCTTTGTAGTGACCCTGGACGGGGACTTGCAAAACGATCCGGCGGACATCCCGGCCCTGGTGGATCAGCTGAAAATGGACGACAGCGTGGACATGATTTCGGGCTGGCGTAAGGACCGGCAGGACAAGGCCCTCTCCCGCAAACTCCCCTCCATGCTGGCCAACCGGCTCATTTCCTGGGCCACCGGGGTGCGCCTCCACGACTACGGCTGCGCCCTCAAGGTTTACCGGGGAGAAATCATCCACCGCATCCGCCTCTACGGGGAGCTGCACCGCTTTATCCCGGTTCTCGCCGCCGAAGCGGGAGCCCGCATCACGGAAGTGCCGGTGCGCCACCACGCCCGCACCCGGGGCGTCTCCAAGTACGGCATCGACCGGACCTTCCGGGTGGTGCTGGACCTGCTGCTGATGAAGTTCATGCTGCGCTACCTGCACCGGCCCCTCCACGCCTTCGGCGGGGTGGGCCTCTGGCTGCTGCTGCCCGGCACCCTGTCCCTGGCCTGGCTGCTGATTCTCAAGCTGTGCGGCGAATCCATCGGCGGGCGGCCCCTGCTCATCACCGGGGTCATGCTCTGCCTCATGGGGGTGCAGCTCATCGGTATGGGGCTCTTGGGGGAAATCCTCATCCGGGTCTACCACGAACCGGAAGGCCGGGCCCAATACCGGCTGCGCCAGCCCCCGGTGGATGAGGAAGTCTGA
- a CDS encoding flavodoxin family protein: protein MAKIVVVYHSGYGHTAKQAEAVAAGAKEVAEVQLVALSDIAAVPWADLAAADGIIFGAPTYMGGPSAKFKEFADASSKAWFNRDWQDKVAGGFTNSASWLGDKSGTMSALTTLAMQHGMIWVSLGLLPANSSKAQRNDVNRVGAAYGAMAQSDSDLPADQVPPAGDLETARLYGKRVAEATVRFVKGR from the coding sequence ATGGCAAAAATCGTCGTGGTTTATCACAGTGGCTACGGCCACACCGCCAAACAGGCCGAAGCCGTGGCCGCCGGGGCCAAGGAAGTGGCCGAGGTGCAGCTGGTGGCCCTGAGCGACATCGCCGCCGTGCCCTGGGCCGATCTGGCTGCCGCCGACGGCATCATTTTCGGCGCCCCCACCTACATGGGCGGCCCCTCCGCCAAGTTCAAGGAATTCGCCGACGCTTCCTCCAAGGCCTGGTTCAACCGGGACTGGCAGGACAAGGTGGCCGGGGGCTTCACCAACTCCGCCTCCTGGCTGGGCGACAAGTCCGGCACCATGAGCGCCCTCACCACCCTGGCCATGCAGCACGGCATGATCTGGGTGAGCCTGGGCCTGCTGCCCGCCAACAGCTCCAAGGCCCAGCGCAATGACGTGAACCGGGTGGGGGCCGCCTACGGCGCCATGGCCCAGTCCGACTCCGACCTGCCCGCCGATCAGGTGCCCCCCGCCGGTGACCTGGAAACCGCCCGGCTCTACGGCAAGCGGGTGGCGGAAGCCACCGTCCGCTTCGTCAAGGGCCGCTAA